From a region of the Fimbriiglobus ruber genome:
- a CDS encoding AI-2E family transporter — translation MNLNLTTATRYGLNVLALLGSSIALYLGRSMFVPLTISALLAAILWPYAVRLRDGWRFPWFFACLSVVMAVVVFSLAIFTIFATAIPGLIADLPRPGDEAAKNAFYNKFRSAAQNSIPFPTEEAFPPDPNNSAFYQYVSKTFDGNYITNALLDLSRLGGELLLQGVLILFILLFLLLEGEMLARKIRNIFGPSPDTQSRVTTALAQIADAVRAYLVWRTVVNIGLGTVLGAVYHAIGLKQALLWGLLTAVLCYVPYLGTMAAGIPPVLDALLHVGPGAAFGIAVFYTAVVTFEGYIIVPWVMGRSMDLNATTVIMACLFWEYVWGTAGLFLAMPLMAAIKAVCLQVDGWRPWGRLMGSGEDPPPKDEAEIELAVVLGSDGDPDADKTAVMTAADEQALAKKAAHYDHHHDHHHAHHHESVANGTGEKPGADAAKPSEHPNP, via the coding sequence ATGAACCTGAACCTGACGACGGCCACGCGGTACGGGTTGAACGTCCTCGCCCTCCTCGGGTCGAGCATCGCCCTTTATCTCGGGCGGTCGATGTTCGTCCCGCTCACGATCTCCGCCCTGCTCGCGGCGATCCTCTGGCCGTACGCCGTGCGACTCCGCGACGGGTGGCGATTCCCGTGGTTCTTCGCCTGCCTGTCGGTCGTCATGGCGGTCGTGGTATTCAGCCTGGCCATCTTCACGATTTTCGCGACCGCGATCCCCGGCCTCATCGCCGACCTCCCCCGCCCGGGGGACGAGGCTGCGAAGAACGCGTTCTACAACAAGTTCCGCTCGGCCGCCCAGAACTCGATCCCGTTCCCGACCGAGGAAGCGTTTCCGCCCGACCCGAACAACTCCGCGTTCTACCAGTACGTGAGCAAGACCTTCGACGGGAACTACATCACCAACGCGCTACTCGACCTCAGCCGGCTGGGTGGGGAACTTCTCCTCCAGGGCGTGCTGATCTTATTCATCCTCCTGTTTCTGTTGCTCGAAGGGGAAATGCTCGCCCGGAAGATTCGCAACATCTTCGGCCCCAGCCCGGACACCCAGTCGCGGGTGACGACCGCCCTCGCCCAGATAGCCGACGCCGTCCGCGCCTACCTCGTCTGGCGAACGGTCGTGAACATCGGCTTGGGGACCGTTCTCGGGGCCGTGTACCACGCCATCGGGCTCAAGCAAGCGTTACTCTGGGGTCTCCTGACGGCAGTCCTCTGCTACGTCCCGTACCTCGGGACGATGGCCGCCGGCATCCCGCCCGTGCTGGACGCGCTTTTGCACGTCGGCCCCGGGGCGGCGTTCGGAATCGCCGTGTTCTACACCGCCGTCGTGACGTTCGAGGGGTACATCATCGTCCCCTGGGTGATGGGCCGGAGCATGGACCTGAACGCCACCACCGTCATCATGGCGTGCCTGTTCTGGGAGTACGTGTGGGGGACGGCCGGGCTGTTCCTGGCGATGCCGTTGATGGCCGCGATCAAAGCCGTCTGCCTACAAGTCGACGGGTGGCGGCCGTGGGGCCGACTGATGGGGTCCGGCGAAGACCCGCCGCCGAAGGACGAAGCCGAGATCGAACTGGCCGTGGTTCTGGGCAGCGACGGCGATCCGGACGCGGACAAAACGGCCGTGATGACGGCCGCCGACGAACAAGCCCTGGCGAAGAAGGCGGCCCACTACGATCATCATCACGATCACCACCACGCCCACCACCACGAGTCGGTCGCGAACGGGACGGGCGAGAAGCCGGGGGCCGACGCGGCCAAACCGTCCGAACACCCGAACCCGTGA